A genome region from Populus alba chromosome 5, ASM523922v2, whole genome shotgun sequence includes the following:
- the LOC118039552 gene encoding uncharacterized protein yields MEARYGSVTVTLTNGLLMCACEVLTTLLVSAFFKAQLLAQDPCGLLLTAKPRMKGDESQGHDINPVDAEGDDDNDEDDGDDDEGEGGFGEGDEDLSSEDGEDLANNPNNDDKSNSKKGPGGGAGGADENGEEEQEDDEDDGEGQDDDDEEDDDDDDDDDDDDDGGEEAEEEVEEVENEEEEEDEDEEALQPPKKRKK; encoded by the exons ATGGAGGCTCGATACGGATCAGTGACAGTTACCCTTACTAACGGCTTGCTAATGTGCGCCTGCGAGGTTCTGACTACTTTACTAGTTTCTGCTTTCTTCAAGGCCCAACTTTTGGCCCAG GATCCCTGCGGGTTGCTGCTGACTGCTAAACCTAGAATGAAGGGAGATGAGTCACAAGGCCATGATATTAACCCAGTTGATGCAGAAggagatgatgataatgatgaggACGACGGGGATGATGATGAAGGGGAAGGTGGCTTCGGAGAAGGTGATGAAGATTTGTCATCTGAAGATGGAGAGGACTTGGCCAACAACCCCAACAACGACGACAAGAGTAACTCAAAGAAGGGTCCAGGTGGTGGAGCAGGCGGGGCAGATGAGAATGGAGAAGAGGaacaagaagatgatgaagatgatggcGAAGGTCAAGATGACGATGATGAAgaagacgacgacgacgacgacgacgacgatgatGACGATGACGGCGGGGAAGAGGCTGAGGAAGAAGTTGAGGAGGTAGAGaacgaagaggaagaagaagatgaagatgaggaaGCCCTCCAGCCcccaaagaagaggaagaagtga